A DNA window from Novosphingobium sp. RL4 contains the following coding sequences:
- a CDS encoding PQQ-like beta-propeller repeat protein, giving the protein MVETKRMTASVFKSSRAKVVPLIALALVAGLSGCKSNSKGPKTPTVGERVPILSRIESGAKVDPSLEAVSVILPPAEANAEWAQAGGNAGKSYGHLALADHPGKVWTAQIAGSTPRARLAAAPVIGEDKLFVMDTAGVVHAFDAKTGAHLWTKDFAVSGDGSQSIFGGGVSYDSGNLYVTTGLGEVAALKAADGSQIWTKKPGGPLRGSPTISFNSVYVISQDNQIFALNAADGNVLWNESGSLSQAGVFGVAAPAAGQGTVIAGYSSGELVAYRYENGRQLWSDALARTSISTEVGSLTDVDADPIIDRGRVYALGQGGRMAAYELVTGQRIWELNLAGISTPIVVGDWVFTLDDHAEILAIARTTGKVRWLTQLARYAKEKKRKGPIFWVGPVLAGNKLWVANSRGEVGTVDPTTGKLTPFVELSDAVSLAPVVANQTLYVLDDSGQISAYR; this is encoded by the coding sequence ATGGTTGAGACTAAGCGCATGACGGCATCGGTGTTCAAATCCAGCCGTGCGAAGGTCGTTCCGCTGATCGCGCTGGCGCTCGTCGCCGGCCTTTCCGGGTGCAAGTCGAACAGCAAGGGCCCCAAGACCCCCACCGTGGGTGAACGCGTGCCGATCCTTTCGCGAATCGAAAGCGGTGCGAAGGTCGATCCCTCGCTCGAAGCGGTCTCGGTGATCCTGCCCCCGGCCGAAGCCAATGCCGAATGGGCACAGGCGGGCGGCAATGCCGGCAAGTCCTACGGCCACCTCGCGCTGGCCGACCATCCGGGCAAGGTCTGGACCGCGCAGATTGCCGGTTCCACCCCCCGCGCCCGTCTGGCCGCAGCGCCTGTCATCGGCGAGGACAAGCTCTTCGTGATGGACACCGCGGGCGTCGTCCACGCCTTCGACGCCAAGACCGGCGCGCACTTGTGGACCAAGGACTTCGCCGTTTCGGGTGACGGTTCGCAGTCGATCTTCGGCGGCGGCGTCAGCTACGATTCGGGCAACCTCTACGTCACCACCGGCCTCGGCGAAGTCGCCGCGCTCAAGGCGGCGGACGGCAGCCAGATCTGGACTAAGAAGCCCGGCGGCCCGCTGCGCGGTTCGCCGACGATCTCGTTCAACTCGGTCTACGTGATCTCGCAGGACAACCAGATCTTCGCGCTCAATGCCGCCGACGGCAATGTGCTGTGGAACGAGTCCGGCTCGCTCTCGCAGGCCGGCGTGTTCGGCGTGGCGGCTCCGGCGGCCGGGCAGGGCACCGTGATCGCGGGTTATTCCTCGGGCGAACTGGTGGCCTACCGTTACGAGAACGGCCGCCAGCTCTGGTCTGACGCACTGGCGCGCACTTCGATCTCGACCGAAGTGGGCAGCCTTACCGACGTCGACGCAGACCCGATCATCGATCGCGGCCGTGTCTACGCGCTGGGCCAGGGCGGCCGCATGGCCGCTTACGAACTCGTCACCGGGCAGCGCATCTGGGAGCTCAACCTCGCGGGCATCTCGACCCCGATTGTCGTGGGAGACTGGGTCTTCACGCTGGATGATCACGCCGAGATTCTCGCGATCGCCCGCACCACCGGCAAGGTCCGCTGGCTGACCCAGCTCGCGCGCTACGCCAAGGAAAAGAAGCGCAAGGGTCCGATCTTCTGGGTCGGCCCGGTGCTCGCCGGGAACAAGCTGTGGGTCGCCAATTCGCGCGGCGAAGTCGGCACCGTCGATCCCACGACCGGCAAGCTGACGCCCTTCGTGGAACTGAGCGATGCCGTTTCGCTGGCACCGGTCGTGGCCAACCAGACGCTCTACGTGCTGGACGATTCGGGCCAGATCAGCGCTTATCGTTGA
- a CDS encoding methyltransferase family protein translates to MSSAPNSAKDLPPSDVSAGVGLSGLAALLAWLMVCRNWAAIAEALALPGPHAPMSGPYASVATLFVTGTAMALWSVFVDKVHRRPSTGIDWNLRRPLAEAVDVSVTKLAGLWATWALIGVFYCIGRWYWDGQYLFAMEVIGAAALPVFVLSIPYVLWLDRRLIDPRDQAWHFGALLIGRDAWDVEAVKKHGRAWAIKAFFGAFMISILPGGFAQVVEANFGAMVHDPVPLASTVIALLFLIDVQIGTVGYIFTFRPLDAHIRSGNPLLAGWVAALMCYPPFVWGTMGRADVLGYEVNTPGWSYWLAGHDALLWLWAGFMVFLTAVYAWATFAFGLRFSNLTYRGVLTNGPYRFTRHPAYLSKNLFWWTSTLPFLVTSHALTDMVRNTVLLGVVSGIYYWRARTEEAHLLAEDAKYRAYHAWMARNAPITRTLTRLGERLRPKVREPQAAE, encoded by the coding sequence ATGAGCAGCGCCCCGAATTCCGCGAAAGACCTGCCCCCGAGCGACGTTTCCGCCGGTGTCGGCCTGTCCGGGCTGGCGGCGCTGCTTGCCTGGCTCATGGTCTGTCGCAACTGGGCCGCCATTGCCGAAGCCCTGGCGCTTCCCGGCCCGCACGCACCGATGAGCGGGCCTTACGCCTCCGTCGCCACGCTTTTCGTGACGGGCACGGCGATGGCGCTCTGGTCCGTGTTCGTGGACAAGGTCCACCGCCGCCCTTCCACCGGAATCGACTGGAACCTGCGCCGCCCGCTCGCCGAAGCGGTGGACGTGTCAGTCACCAAGCTGGCCGGGCTCTGGGCCACCTGGGCGCTGATAGGCGTGTTCTACTGCATCGGCCGCTGGTACTGGGACGGGCAGTACCTCTTCGCGATGGAGGTGATCGGCGCTGCGGCGCTGCCGGTCTTCGTGCTCTCGATCCCCTATGTGCTCTGGCTGGATCGCCGGCTGATCGATCCGCGCGACCAGGCCTGGCACTTCGGCGCCCTGCTGATCGGCCGCGATGCCTGGGACGTCGAGGCGGTGAAGAAGCATGGCCGCGCCTGGGCCATCAAGGCCTTCTTCGGCGCCTTCATGATCTCGATCCTGCCCGGCGGCTTCGCACAGGTCGTCGAGGCGAACTTCGGTGCCATGGTGCACGATCCGGTCCCGCTCGCCTCCACGGTGATCGCGCTGCTGTTCCTGATCGACGTGCAGATCGGCACTGTGGGCTACATCTTCACCTTCCGCCCGCTCGATGCCCATATCCGCAGCGGCAATCCCCTGCTGGCGGGCTGGGTGGCGGCGCTGATGTGCTATCCGCCCTTCGTCTGGGGCACCATGGGCCGTGCCGACGTGCTGGGCTACGAGGTCAATACCCCCGGCTGGTCCTACTGGCTGGCGGGCCACGATGCGCTGCTGTGGCTCTGGGCGGGGTTCATGGTGTTCCTCACCGCGGTCTATGCCTGGGCGACTTTCGCTTTCGGCCTGCGCTTCTCCAACCTCACCTACAGGGGCGTGCTGACCAACGGGCCCTATCGCTTCACCCGGCATCCCGCCTACCTGTCGAAGAACCTGTTCTGGTGGACTTCGACGCTGCCGTTCCTCGTCACCAGCCACGCGCTGACCGACATGGTGCGCAACACCGTGCTGCTGGGGGTGGTGAGCGGCATCTACTACTGGCGCGCGCGGACCGAGGAAGCGCACCTGCTGGCCGAGGACGCGAAGTACCGCGCCTATCATGCTTGGATGGCCAGGAACGCGCCGATCACGCGGACGCTGACGAGGCTGGGCGAAAGGCTGCGGCCGAAAGTGCGTGAGCCGCAGGCGGCGGAATAG
- a CDS encoding glutamate--cysteine ligase: protein MSTREVSDREDPVIESLDQLAAPMAAGEKPRDAWRIGTEHEKFVYDTGDHHAPSYAETGGIRDLLMALTEFGWEPIIEGGNVIAMKGSDGTVSLEPAGQLELSGAPLENLHQTCAETGRHLAQVKTIGDRIGKAFLGLGMWPDKTRAELPIMPKGRYDIMLRHMPRVGSMGLDMMLRTCTIQVNLDYSSEADMVKKFRTSLALQPLATALFAASPFTEGKPNGFLSYRSHIWSDTDPARTGMLPFVFEDGFGYERYVDYMLDVPMYFVFRDGKYIDAAGHSFRDFLKGELSVLPGERPRISDWTDHLSTAFPEVRLKSFLEMRGADGGPWGRICALPAFWVGLLYDQAALDAAWDLVKDWDMEGRERLRNSVPKLGLDAPLPQSFRGGGGTLRDIAGEVLNISRSGLASRNRLNAGGDNETGYLEPLAEIVATGKVPAQRLLDLYNGEWGGDLSKVYALKSF, encoded by the coding sequence ATGAGCACCCGTGAGGTTTCGGATCGCGAAGATCCGGTGATCGAAAGCCTGGACCAACTCGCCGCGCCGATGGCCGCGGGCGAAAAGCCGCGCGATGCGTGGCGGATCGGTACCGAGCACGAAAAGTTCGTCTACGACACGGGCGATCACCACGCGCCGTCCTATGCCGAAACAGGCGGAATCCGCGACCTGCTGATGGCGCTGACCGAATTCGGCTGGGAACCCATCATCGAGGGCGGCAACGTCATCGCGATGAAGGGCAGCGACGGCACCGTCAGCCTCGAACCGGCGGGCCAGCTCGAACTTTCGGGCGCGCCCCTCGAAAACCTGCACCAGACATGCGCCGAAACCGGCCGCCACCTCGCCCAGGTCAAGACCATCGGCGATCGTATCGGCAAGGCGTTCCTCGGCCTCGGCATGTGGCCCGACAAGACCCGCGCAGAGCTTCCGATCATGCCCAAGGGCCGGTACGACATCATGCTGCGGCACATGCCGCGCGTGGGCTCCATGGGGCTCGACATGATGCTGCGGACCTGCACCATCCAGGTCAACCTCGACTATTCGAGCGAGGCGGACATGGTGAAGAAGTTCCGCACCAGCCTTGCGCTCCAGCCGCTGGCCACCGCGCTGTTCGCGGCCTCTCCCTTCACCGAGGGCAAGCCCAACGGCTTCCTTTCCTACCGCAGCCACATCTGGTCGGACACTGACCCCGCGCGCACCGGCATGCTGCCCTTCGTGTTCGAGGACGGCTTCGGCTACGAGCGCTACGTCGACTACATGCTCGACGTGCCGATGTACTTCGTGTTCCGCGACGGCAAATACATCGACGCGGCCGGCCATTCCTTCCGCGACTTCCTGAAGGGCGAGCTTTCGGTGCTCCCCGGCGAACGTCCGCGCATCTCGGACTGGACGGACCATCTTTCAACCGCCTTCCCCGAAGTGCGGCTCAAGTCGTTCCTCGAAATGCGCGGTGCTGATGGCGGCCCGTGGGGCCGTATCTGCGCCCTGCCCGCCTTCTGGGTCGGCCTGCTCTACGATCAGGCCGCGCTCGACGCCGCCTGGGACCTGGTCAAGGACTGGGACATGGAAGGGCGCGAACGGCTGCGCAATTCGGTGCCGAAACTGGGCCTCGACGCACCACTGCCCCAGTCGTTCCGCGGCGGCGGCGGTACCCTGCGCGATATCGCGGGCGAAGTGCTGAACATCTCCCGCTCGGGCCTGGCCTCGCGCAACCGCCTCAACGCCGGCGGAGACAACGAGACCGGCTACCTGGAACCGCTGGCCGAGATCGTCGCCACCGGCAAGGTTCCGGCGCAGCGCCTGCTCGACCTGTACAACGGCGAATGGGGCGGCGACCTGTCGAAGGTCTACGCACTGAAGAGCTTCTAG
- a CDS encoding 16S rRNA (uracil(1498)-N(3))-methyltransferase codes for MAATPAWPPRSAPRLFVTGPLAANGSVVIDGGQAHYLSKVMRVAPGDAVILCDDATGEWACAVTSAGKRDVILEVRDHLREREAVPDFWLCAALLKKPNFDLVMEKATELGVARIQPVITRRCVADKLNPERALTIVTEAAEQCARTALPELAGPLKLEALLRDWPEGRTLFFADETGGAPAAAQFAAHAGPAALLVGPEGGFDEEERALIRAHPMARAITLGPRILRGETASIGATALWMATAGDW; via the coding sequence ATGGCCGCCACCCCCGCATGGCCCCCGCGCAGCGCGCCGCGCCTTTTCGTCACCGGCCCGCTGGCCGCGAACGGCAGCGTCGTGATCGATGGCGGGCAGGCGCATTACCTGTCCAAGGTCATGCGAGTCGCGCCCGGCGACGCGGTGATCCTGTGCGACGATGCAACCGGCGAATGGGCCTGTGCCGTCACCTCCGCCGGCAAGCGCGACGTGATCCTGGAAGTGCGCGACCATTTGCGCGAACGCGAGGCGGTGCCGGACTTCTGGCTCTGCGCGGCGCTGCTCAAGAAGCCCAACTTCGACCTCGTGATGGAGAAGGCGACCGAACTCGGCGTGGCGCGCATCCAGCCGGTCATCACGCGCCGCTGCGTGGCGGACAAGCTCAACCCCGAACGCGCGCTCACCATCGTGACCGAGGCGGCCGAGCAGTGCGCCCGCACCGCCCTGCCCGAACTGGCCGGGCCGTTGAAGCTGGAAGCGCTACTGCGGGACTGGCCGGAAGGCCGCACGCTGTTCTTCGCAGACGAGACCGGCGGCGCCCCGGCGGCCGCGCAGTTCGCGGCGCACGCCGGTCCGGCGGCATTGCTGGTCGGGCCTGAGGGCGGGTTCGACGAGGAAGAGCGTGCTCTCATCCGCGCCCATCCGATGGCGCGGGCGATCACGCTCGGCCCCCGGATCCTGCGGGGCGAGACGGCGAGCATCGGCGCCACCGCCTTGTGGATGGCCACCGCGGGCGACTGGTGA
- the ubiA gene encoding 4-hydroxybenzoate octaprenyltransferase yields MSDSLLVPDTQHRGLISALPAKPRAYAMLARFDRPIGWWLLFWPCAWGVLLAGGEARWGLVLWLLLGSIVMRGAGCVLNDIVDADLDRKVARTATRPVASGQVSVKAAWVWLLSLCAIGLVVLLQLRWQAQLVALGSVALVAAYPFMKRITWWPQAWLGMVFTWGALVGWVEIRGDNLAVIAALYAGSIFWCIGYDTIYALQDREDDAVVGIRSSALRLGNHVRGGVAGFYLLAVAFWALAFWTLRHDWVALVGLLPVALHLGFQVATLDTEDGENALARFRSNRDLGLVMALACWVVGNAGIL; encoded by the coding sequence GTGAGCGACTCTCTTCTCGTCCCGGATACGCAGCACCGCGGGCTCATTTCTGCCCTGCCGGCCAAGCCGCGCGCCTACGCCATGCTGGCCCGTTTCGATCGACCGATCGGCTGGTGGCTGCTGTTCTGGCCTTGTGCCTGGGGCGTGCTGCTGGCGGGCGGAGAAGCGCGCTGGGGACTGGTCCTCTGGCTCCTGCTCGGCTCCATCGTCATGCGCGGCGCGGGATGCGTGCTGAACGACATCGTCGATGCCGACCTCGATCGCAAGGTGGCCCGCACCGCGACGCGCCCGGTCGCCAGTGGGCAGGTCAGCGTCAAGGCGGCGTGGGTCTGGCTGCTGTCGCTCTGCGCGATCGGTCTCGTGGTCCTGCTGCAATTGCGCTGGCAGGCGCAGCTCGTGGCATTGGGCAGCGTTGCCCTGGTGGCGGCCTATCCTTTCATGAAGCGGATCACCTGGTGGCCGCAGGCATGGCTGGGCATGGTCTTCACCTGGGGCGCCCTGGTCGGCTGGGTGGAGATCCGGGGAGACAATCTCGCGGTGATCGCCGCGCTCTATGCCGGGTCGATCTTCTGGTGCATCGGCTACGATACGATCTACGCGCTTCAGGACCGCGAGGATGACGCCGTTGTTGGCATCCGTTCCTCAGCCCTGCGTCTCGGCAACCACGTTCGCGGCGGTGTCGCCGGGTTCTACCTTCTGGCGGTAGCGTTCTGGGCTCTGGCCTTCTGGACGCTGCGGCATGACTGGGTGGCGCTGGTCGGCCTGCTGCCGGTGGCTCTGCACCTCGGCTTCCAGGTCGCTACCCTCGATACCGAGGACGGCGAGAATGCGCTCGCGCGGTTCCGCTCCAATCGCGACCTTGGCCTGGTCATGGCGCTGGCCTGCTGGGTGGTCGGCAACGCCGGTATCCTCTGA